DNA from Amorphoplanes friuliensis DSM 7358:
TCAAGCCGAGCTCCTTCGCGATGGCGATGAGGTCACTCTTGAGTGGCTTCTTGCCACGAAGCTTCAGCCCTTCGAGACAGGCGATACCGTCGTCGACCGTCTCCTGCTCGCGAACCTTGGCCGCGATCCCGGCATAGTCGATCTCCTCGCCGGGGACCGGCGCAACCCGCGTCCCCCTGCCGCGGACCCCGGCGACAGGCGGAACCCGCGTCCCTTCGCTGCCGCCAGGAGCGACGGGCACCACCTGCGTTCCTTCGCTGCCGCCAGTAGCAACGGGCACCGCGCGCGTCCCCTCACTACCGCCAGGCGCGACGGGCACCACCTGCGTTCCTTCGCTGCCGCCAGGAGCAACGGGCACCACCTGCGTCCCCTCACTGCCGCCAGGAGCAACGGGCACCGCCCGCGTCCCCTCACTGCCGCCAGGCGCGGCCGGCACCGCCCGCGGCCCCTCGCTGCCGCCAGGCGCGGTCGGCGCCGCCCGCGTTCCTTCGCTGCCGGCAGGCGCGACGGGGGCAGCTTGTGGCATCGGGGCCGGGGGCGCGCTGGTTGCGGCGGGCTCGGTTCTCGACGTGGTGACATCCCGCTGTGTGGGTAGAGACGTCGGGGTCGCGGCCTCGGCGAGGCTCAGCTGGACCCGGCCCTCGGCGATGCCGCTGAGCTGGCCGGGAGTGAGGCGGATGAGGAACCCCGTCACGTGGTGGGTCAGCCTGAGCAGGCCGAGCAGGTCGGCGCTCAAGACCGGTGCTTTCCGCCGGCGATCGCCTCGACGAATTCGTCCGACAGCGCGCGCAACTCCCGGCTCACCGGATCGTCAATGGCGCCGACCAGGACCGGCGGGACTCCGTCAGGACCTGCTTCGGCAAAATAGCGCGGGCTGTTGCGGACGGACGCCCGGAAAACCGGCATGTCTCCGAGCGCCCTGGTGTTCTCGATCTGCATCCGCTGTGTGTTGATCGGTTGCCCGGCGTGAATCTGGGTCATCGTAAAGACGACTCCGGCGAATTTTGGTTCGATGCGTTTTCCACCGGCCTCACCAACGGAACCGTGCCCTAGGTAGTCGTTGTAGTCGGTGACCAGCTTGTCCACGCTGTGCCGCAGATAGCCGATGCCCAAGGTAGACAGGTAGTCGGCCTTGGCCGGGACCAGGATGTATTCGCTCGCTACGATCGCCGTCTTGGTGACCAGCCCAAAATTGGGTGGGCAGTCGATCAGCACGAGGTCGTAATCGGCGAAGGCCGGGGACTTCAGAGCCGCGGCCAGACAGCCGTGCACCTGGAGGAACTTGCGCTTCGACTCGCCGAGCGTCGTGGCCCCCAACTTGGCCGCCAGCTGCAGGTCGATGTTGATGAGACCCAGGTGCGACGAGATGAGGTCGAGCTGCCCGGCATTCTCCTTGACCTTGGCGTTGACCCGCTCCGGCGTCAGGACCAGCTGCTCCAGCGGGATGTCCCGCCCGGGCATCTCACCGTCGTACCAGCGTTGGATGGTGCGCGTGTTCCGAAGGTCGGCGTTCCATTCCTCGACGGTGAAGAACGAGAAGGTGAGGTTCGTCTGCGGGTCCAGGTCGATCATCAGCACCCGGTGACCGCGGTTGGCGATCTCCGCGGCGAGATTGGCTGTCAGCGTGGTCTTCCCGACGCCGCCCTTGTAATTCATGACTGAAACTACGCGCACCAGCGACTCCCCAGGATTGACCGGAGGCCACTGTAAAGGCGCGATGATGACCGTCGGTTATCGGACAACCACGACCGGGCGACAAGTCTTGCGTACCGAAGGAAACGAGGCGCCGTCCGGAATGGACGACGCCTCGCAAGGAAAATGATCTAGCGGGGGACGACCGGTTCGATGGACCATTCGCGCCAGCCGTCGAGTTTGTCCGAGGCGGTCTGGAGCTGGTCGGCCACCGGGCCCGGGCCGGTCGAGCCGGCCGTCGTCCGGGCCGCGAGCGCCGACTTGACGCTGAGCACCTGGCGGACCGCCGGGTCGAGGTGTTCGCTGACCGTTTTCAGGTCTTCGTCCGAGACGTCCTCGAGTTCGCATTCGCGGGCCGCGCACAGGGCCACCAGACGACCGGTGATCTCGTGGGCGTCACGGAAGGGGACGTGCTTGCGGACGAGCCAGTCCGCGACCTCGGTGGCCAGGGAGAAGCCGACCGGGGCCGCCGCCGCGAGGCGGTCGACGCGGACCGTCATCGTGGAGATCATGCCGGCGAGGGCGGGCAGCAGGAGCTGGAGGGTGTCGATCGCGTCGAAGGCGGGTTCCTTGTCCTCCTGCATGTCGCGGTCGTAGGTCAGGGGCAGGCCCTTGAGCATCGTCAGGACCGCGACCAGGCCGCCGATGAGCCGGCCCGCCTTGCCGCGGGCGAGTTCGGCGATGTCGGCGTTCTTCTTCTGCGGCATGATCGACGAGCCGGTGGCGAACGCGTCGTCGAGGATCACCCAGCCGAACTCCTGGGAGGTCCAGAGGACGACTTCCTCGCCGAGGCGGGACAGGTGCACGCCGATCAGGCTGGTGATGAAGAGGAACTCGGCGACGAAGTCACGGTCGGAGACCGCGTCCATCGAGTTCTGGGCCGGGGCCTTGAAGCCCAGTTCCTTGGCGACCGCGCCCGGGTCGAGCGGCAGGGACGAGCCGGCCAGCGCGCCCGAGCCGAGCGGGGAGATCGCGGTGCGTTCGTCCCAGTCGCGGAGGCGGTCCAGGTCGCGGAGCAGGGGCTGGACGTGGGCCAGCAGCCAGTGGCCGAAGCTGACCGGCTGGGCGTGCTGCACGTGGGTCAGGCCCGGCGCCGGGGTGTCGATGTGGCGGCCGGCCTGTTCCATGAGGGCGTCAGCCAGCTCGACCACCGCGGCGGCCACACCGCGGGCGTGGTCGCGCAGGTACATGCGCAGGTCGGTGGCGACCTGGTCGTTGCGGGACCGGCCGGCGCGCAGCTTGCCGCCGAGACCGCCGAGACGTTCCAGCAGGCCGCGTTCGAGGGCGGTGTGGACGTCCTCGTCCTCGACGGTCGGGCGGAACTCCCCCGCCGCGCAGGCCGACTCGAGGTCGTCGAGGGCGGCCAGCATCTGACCGAGCTCGTCGGCGTCCAGCAGGCCGGCGCCGGCCAGGACGCGGGCGTGGGCCCGCGACGCGGCGATGTCGTACGGCGCCAGGCGCCAGTCGAAGTGCACGCTCACGCTCAGGCGGGCCAGGGCGTCCGCCGGTCCACCGGTGAAACGGCCACCCCACAGCCTGGTCGGACCTTCGGTCTCCGGCACGTGCTCACTCCTCAAGGTCGAATCTCAAAAAAGGCAGGAAGTCTCAGGGCTTCGGCTGCTCGGCCAGGCCGGCGTTGCGAGCGATGGCACCCGGGATCGCGTACATGTGGGCGAACGCGCGGGCTTCCTCGCCGCTCCACAGCGAAGAACCGTAGCCGTAGACGACACCCTGGCGCGTGGCGGCGTCGAGCAGGCTGTACGGGCTGCGGCTGCCGAGGGCGACGATGTTGCCCTTCTGCAGGCGTACGCGCACCTCGCCGGTCACCCGGGTCTGGCTCGAGTCCAGGAACGCGCGGAAGTCGTCCAGGATCGGGTCGTAGTAGACCGCTTCGTGCAGCAGGTCGCCGTACGTGTTGCCGAGCTGGAGTTTGGTCGCCTGCTGGCGGTTGCTCAGGGTGAGGCGTTCGAGCTCGCGGTGCGCGGCGATCAGGGTGAGCATGCCGGGGGCCTCGAAGCCCACCCGGGCGAGGTTGCCGACCATGGTCGAGCCCATGTGGATGCCGCGGCCGACACCGTGCTCGGCGGCGAGGACGTTGAGCGACCGCAGGAT
Protein-coding regions in this window:
- the argH gene encoding argininosuccinate lyase, which encodes MPETEGPTRLWGGRFTGGPADALARLSVSVHFDWRLAPYDIAASRAHARVLAGAGLLDADELGQMLAALDDLESACAAGEFRPTVEDEDVHTALERGLLERLGGLGGKLRAGRSRNDQVATDLRMYLRDHARGVAAAVVELADALMEQAGRHIDTPAPGLTHVQHAQPVSFGHWLLAHVQPLLRDLDRLRDWDERTAISPLGSGALAGSSLPLDPGAVAKELGFKAPAQNSMDAVSDRDFVAEFLFITSLIGVHLSRLGEEVVLWTSQEFGWVILDDAFATGSSIMPQKKNADIAELARGKAGRLIGGLVAVLTMLKGLPLTYDRDMQEDKEPAFDAIDTLQLLLPALAGMISTMTVRVDRLAAAAPVGFSLATEVADWLVRKHVPFRDAHEITGRLVALCAARECELEDVSDEDLKTVSEHLDPAVRQVLSVKSALAARTTAGSTGPGPVADQLQTASDKLDGWREWSIEPVVPR
- a CDS encoding ParA family protein, with protein sequence MNYKGGVGKTTLTANLAAEIANRGHRVLMIDLDPQTNLTFSFFTVEEWNADLRNTRTIQRWYDGEMPGRDIPLEQLVLTPERVNAKVKENAGQLDLISSHLGLINIDLQLAAKLGATTLGESKRKFLQVHGCLAAALKSPAFADYDLVLIDCPPNFGLVTKTAIVASEYILVPAKADYLSTLGIGYLRHSVDKLVTDYNDYLGHGSVGEAGGKRIEPKFAGVVFTMTQIHAGQPINTQRMQIENTRALGDMPVFRASVRNSPRYFAEAGPDGVPPVLVGAIDDPVSRELRALSDEFVEAIAGGKHRS